The Candidatus Dadabacteria bacterium sequence CTCCCGGAGTCTGCCTGGTCCCCTTTGCCATCCCGGGCAATGCCGCGAAGAAGGGCAAGCACCCTCTGCGGCAGGGCATCCTGAAGTCCCTGTTCTGTAAGTTTCTGTGAAGCCGAACGCAGAGGCAGAGTGAACTTCTCCCCCGCTCCGATGCCGGGTTCCATACCGCGCATGTAGCTTATCAGAGCGGTTTCAAGCCCGACGGCCTGCTCAAAACGTTTCCGGGATGAGTGCTGCACTCCCGAGTGCACAAAGGCGGTAATGGCGATATCATTGCTTGCTATGCCCAGGCTCTCAAGCTGGTGCATGGCTGAAGCCACTTCTTCGGCATTAAGGCCCGATACGTACATGAGCTGGTCGGTGGAAACTCCTTCATCCCTGTCCGAGTTCATTATCTCCCTTACGATGGAGAGAAGCTTTTCCTGGTAGGCCGGGGAAACCGACTTTTTCCGCAATATCCCTGAGATTTCCTCAAGCGAATTCATCTGAAGAGACGAGGGGAAAACCTTGACCAGGTTCTCTTCTCTTGTGAGCAGCACGGCATCCTCAAGCCAGGATATAGCGGTTCTGACCCTTGTGTCGTCAGTAGCCGAATCCTTTACAAACTCGTTATCCTCATCCTCAAGCAGTATCTCGCCCGCGGTGGCGACAACCTCTCCTCCGAGACGTTTTTTGCGGTCAAGCCTTCGAAGCGCTCTCAGAATGCCGTGAATTTCCCTTCTGTTAAGTTTTGAACGCGCCGACATTCCGAACTGCCTCTCGGCGTCAGAAGGCGAATAGAGCATAACGCAGCGCGCAGGCTCCCCGTCACGTCCGGCCCTTCCCGCTTCCTGCAGATAGTTCTCGAGCGAACCCGGCATATCGGCGTGAACCACGAGCCTGACGTCGGGCTTGTCAATACCCATGCCGAACGCATTTGTGGCAGCGATAACACTCAGGTCCCCCCCTTATAAAGCTCTGCTGGACGTTCTTCTTGGCATCGGGAGTCAGTCCCGCGTGAAAGTAGCCGGTGGCGATCTGCTTTCCGGCGAGAAAGCTTGCCACCTCCTCACTCTGTGCCCGCGTGGCACAGTAAACAATCGCGCCTCCGAGCTCATCCGCCGGAAGATATTGTGCGATTATCCGGTGTATATCAGAGAATTTTTTCGCTTCAGTAGTTTGAATTACCTCGAACCCGAGGTTGGGACGATGAGTGCCACCGTTAAAAACATCAAGATGAATCCCGAGCGTCTTCCTGAAATAATCCTTGATCTCCTCCGCAACGTCGGGCTTGGCCGTGGCCGTGAGGCACAGCAGGGGCGGAACCGGGGCTTTCTCCCTCTCCGCCTTCTCGCGTACAAAACGTCCAAGGTAGAGGTAATCAGGACGGAAGTCGTGTCCCCACTTCGAGAGGCAGTGAGCCTCGTCTATCACCCATGATCCAATCTCCCTCTGATCAAGCACCCGTCTTATGGAAAGGCTTCTGAGCTGCTCGGGCGAGATGATCAGTATGCTGGCATCGCCGAGTCTTACCTGTTCAAGCGCCTCTGCCCGCTCGGGCACAGAAAGAAGTCCGTTCACGGTCACGCACGAGTTTATCCCCTTCTCCGAGAGGCCTTCAACCTGATCCGCCATGAGGGCTACAAGGGGTGAGATAACTACGGTGAGAGCTCCAGTTTTGTAATAGCGGGAAAGGGCGGGAACCTGGTAGCAAAGGGACTTTCCGGTGCCCGTGGGCATGATGCCCAAAACGTGTTTTCCGGCCATGTTCCTCTCAACTATCGCGCGCTGCATTGAAGCGCCGTCTTCGCAGGCAGGCTTCTCGCGGAAATCGGAGAAACCAAACCAGCGCGAGAGCTCCTTGCGGGCATCGTGTCTTTCCGCACACCAGTCGCAGTTGGAGTTGCCGCAGGCAATGTCCCTTAACATGCGTACAAGCCTGCCCGTCTCGGGAAACTGATGACGTACCCAGGGCGGCATGACTGAGTTTCCCCCCGACACTGAAAGCCAAGCAAGAGCGTAGGCAAAGGACCAGCCGAGGCGCGGAATATTTCCCATGGCTTCTTCCGCCTGCACAGTGCAGGCCCTGTTTTCAAGAAACCTTCCTATCGCCCCGCGTGCATCATCGTCCGAGGGACGTTTCGAGCGTCTCAGAAAAGAGAAAAACACATCGAAACCCCTCATGTTCTCATCCGTTCCGGCAAGCCAGTGCCAGGCCGAGAGAAGTTCGGGGGCAGATTTCCCAAGCGCCGAGATTTCATCTCTGAAAAGTTCAAGAGTGATCTTCGCGTCAATTTCCGGGTCGCTTGTCTGCGCGCGCTCAAGACCCGCGTCCTTGTAGTGCTTTACGAGTCTGTGATAGGGGTTTTTGGGAAAGGCAAGAGGACTTAGCCAGAGCGTGTCGATTGGGGAAAGTTCAAGGAGACGAAGATCGGGTTTTATCGCTTTTATGTGAGGCAGATCGAAACCGATCAAGTTATGCCCGAGAAGAAATGCCGCTCCCTGTGCAAACTCATCAAGTCTTTCAAGCTCAGCCCGCAGGTCTCCATCGCGAAAGCGTATAGACTCCCCCGTGTCCGAGCGTATTGCCGCAAAAGCGTTTAGCCCGCTGCTTCCCTGCTTTGCT is a genomic window containing:
- a CDS encoding DEAD/DEAH box helicase, with amino-acid sequence MNKNRISCRAPDVPSSGADIPFPHSCLCFDIEAKQGSSGLNAFAAIRSDTGESIRFRDGDLRAELERLDEFAQGAAFLLGHNLIGFDLPHIKAIKPDLRLLELSPIDTLWLSPLAFPKNPYHRLVKHYKDAGLERAQTSDPEIDAKITLELFRDEISALGKSAPELLSAWHWLAGTDENMRGFDVFFSFLRRSKRPSDDDARGAIGRFLENRACTVQAEEAMGNIPRLGWSFAYALAWLSVSGGNSVMPPWVRHQFPETGRLVRMLRDIACGNSNCDWCAERHDARKELSRWFGFSDFREKPACEDGASMQRAIVERNMAGKHVLGIMPTGTGKSLCYQVPALSRYYKTGALTVVISPLVALMADQVEGLSEKGINSCVTVNGLLSVPERAEALEQVRLGDASILIISPEQLRSLSIRRVLDQREIGSWVIDEAHCLSKWGHDFRPDYLYLGRFVREKAEREKAPVPPLLCLTATAKPDVAEEIKDYFRKTLGIHLDVFNGGTHRPNLGFEVIQTTEAKKFSDIHRIIAQYLPADELGGAIVYCATRAQSEEVASFLAGKQIATGYFHAGLTPDAKKNVQQSFIRGGPECYRCHKCVRHGY